A stretch of DNA from Flavobacteriaceae bacterium MAR_2009_75:
GGGCCAAATCACAGGTGCAGAAATTGACGAAAGCGTTGCCGTTTTCACCCCTTTGTATATTAATTATGGTAAGCATACAAAAATTGGTAAAAACGTATTTATCAACTTCGATTGTACTTTCTTGGACCTGGGAGGAATTACTATTGAAGATGGCGTACTCATTGCACCCAAAGTCAGCTTGCTGTCAGAAGGACACCCTCTTTCGTCTCAAGAAAGACACTCGCTGGTTCCGAGACCCATCCACATTAAGAAGAACGCTTGGATCGGTGCGAATGCCACCATTTTGTACGGCGTAACCATTGGCGAAAACTCTGTAGTTGCCGCGGGTTCAGTAGTCTCAAAAGATGTTCCAGACAATGTTGTTGTAGGAGGAACTCCTGCAAAAATTATCAAGAAAATTTAAAACTGATAAAATGAAAACAAAAATCACACTTGCAGTCGCCTTACTACTATTCATAGGTCAGGCCTGCAGCACAAAAGTTGAAAAGCAAGAAAACACCGAATCAAATCCTTCTGAACAAGCAATTTTTCCTAGGGGTGAAGCTGGGAACGCTGATAACTTCACAGGCAACGCTTATAATTATGGTTTAGTTGCAAATGATTCTATCTACAACACCCTCGTGGGGAATGTTTATTTCGAAAAAAGTGCCAGATCAAATTGGCACTTTCATCCGAGCGGACAAATTCTAATTGTACTCGATGGTGTGGGATATCATCAACTGGAAGGACAGCCGAGGGAAACCATGAAAAAGGGTGATGTAATAAAGGTTCCCG
This window harbors:
- a CDS encoding acetyltransferase-like isoleucine patch superfamily enzyme encodes the protein MDKLENQNQNNSSHPLDSDIFERLKKGETIQPNDPQAYRMREASYTTKKLLVQMNNATDPKEIRDLLGQITGAEIDESVAVFTPLYINYGKHTKIGKNVFINFDCTFLDLGGITIEDGVLIAPKVSLLSEGHPLSSQERHSLVPRPIHIKKNAWIGANATILYGVTIGENSVVAAGSVVSKDVPDNVVVGGTPAKIIKKI
- a CDS encoding quercetin dioxygenase-like cupin family protein, which codes for MKTKITLAVALLLFIGQACSTKVEKQENTESNPSEQAIFPRGEAGNADNFTGNAYNYGLVANDSIYNTLVGNVYFEKSARSNWHFHPSGQILIVLDGVGYHQLEGQPRETMKKGDVIKVPANTRHWHGATEKNSLTQMYILPKTENGFVTWLEPVTDEQYTSKN